The genome window tattgagaaaataaacTTGAGTGAGACCTACAATTTCAGGAATTCATTGAGGGTGACCTTCCTAGTTCTTGTGTAGTTGACCAATTACAGAGAAGAGAGCCCTTAAGAGTGGGTGCTCAACAGACTGCTGCACACTTCAGGTGCTTCAGAGGGGCATCAGAATAGATATTTTCTGGGAATTGGGGGGTTAGAAACCCCCTCAGACAGAGAGGGATAGGcactgagagtgtgtgggggtcCGTTCCACCATCCACTCACACCAGACAACAGCATGCGCTTGCAAGTGCTTTCCCTCTTCACCATTCGTCCATTCAGAGATGGAGGTAAAGTTCTCATGTTATCAGATTCCTGCATGACATATAATTTCTCTGGGGGGGGATCCAGGGCAAAAGAGAACAAACAAGGGAGAAGGCAACAACTCCATCCATCCTGCATATCGCCGATCCTCTCAAGTGACGAGATGAAACGTTGCACTATCTGGGCTGttccattagaacacacactggcTGGATGTTTACACACAGGAAATGGCCCTGCATGGCTCTCCTGTAGTCACCATTCTCCTCTCTGCAACAGTTTTGGAGTGTTTGAGAGACAGAAAACTAACCTCATTCAGATACCCCTGTAGGACCCTTTGTTCTGCTATTGGAGCAGATTGCGGTTTACAGTGGAAAACAAAGGAAAGAACGCCGCAAACTTTACCATTCAACCGGCAGCCAGGCATCGCACATATCTTCTAAAGAACAGTCAGCTCTTGAATGTGGTTAGTAGAGCATGTGTGTATTTCCTGACTAAACTCATGAGAGACAGCAGCACAGACAAAGGAAGGACCAACACGAATCATCGCTCTCTTTTCTGGTAAGATAAAGAGTCCACAGACCAGAGAAGAGTTAGTCGGTCAGACGACAGATGAAGTGAGAGGAGAAAAGTCCCCTAGTCTCAGTCCAGCAGGTTACCATGCTCCTGTGCCCGGGTCAGGCTGTCTTTGCGGTGCAGGTGGTGGACTCCCATCCTCTTTGGGCTCTTCAGGGGTCGGCCGGGGGTGGAAGTGGAGGAGTTTGCGGAAAGGGGAGGGGTGTTCTTTGTGTAGTCCTCTAGCCCTGCCAGGACCCGGGGGGCTATGACGGGGAAGTCCTGTGGCAggatgtctctctcctctgcagagctgcctacaGACCCAGTCTCGTCCACAAAATCATTCCTCTTTGCCTCCGCCGGGCTGGTCTCCACGGTGATGGCCGTTGACACGGTGTCGCCACTGGTGTTGTCTCGGTCGTTGTCCAGTGGGTCCAGGGCCATCAGCAGTTGCTCGCTCTCCTCTGTGGAGAAGTCTGCTCCGTAATGCCCCCTCCTGGTGCGGAGGTCAGCCATGCTGCTGGTGTCAGTGTCCAGGCTGGACTCTCGGCTTGCTGTCCAGCTGCGGGTGGAGGACCCCTCCTCCCCGTCCGAGTAGGCCCCCCGTAGCGCCCCCCTGTCGGAACCCCCGCCCACTGGCTTGCCGGTCCGGGTCCTCTCCAGGTCCTTGACCGTCTCGCTGCTGAAGGAGGTGCGGTTGACCAGGGTGCCGTCAGAGGGTGGTGCCATCTTCTCCACAAACATGCGCTGCCAGTTGGCCAGCAGGTCCTCCTCAGAGCTACCTGAGCTGGCAAAGGCGCTGGGGGGCTGAGGGGGGCTGCTAAAGGGGCTGGACTGGTTGGAGAGGGGGTCTGCTGTGTCTAGCTGAGTAGGGGTGCGGCAGGGGTCACGCTGCCCCCCTCCCCCTGAGGAGGACGACGTCCCAGATCGCCAGCCCCCGTCCGACACGGCGGGGCTGTTTGGCACGGTGCGCTGGCGCTCGTTCTCCTCGTCGTTCTGCACCAAGCTGAGGGAGATGGCCTGGCGCGTTGCGTAGGTGCAGTTGGGCAGGGGgctgttcttggggatcttcaccTTGTCGTCCGAGGAGAACTCGATCACCTTGCGGCCGGGATAGAGGGGGTGGGGCGGAGGGGGGGCTGGGTAGGGGTTGAGCTTCTCGAAGGCAccaccctctctaccctcctctcctgatTGGCCGTCTGCTGACAGGCTGCTCTGGCTCCGACACATGCCATTCTGCTGGAGGAGCTCCTGGGCCTGGCTGCTCTGGGCTGGGGCCCTGCTGCTGTGACCGGGACCCCcgttctctctaccccctcctcctgcCTGGTGCCCAGTCATGTCCACATGCACAAACACGTCCTCTGCCTGGGGCCGGCCTGCGCTGCTGCTGGACTGGGCAGAGTTGAGCACCAGAGGCTCAGGCTTCTCCAGGATGCGGGCAATGACTGAGGTGGGCACCACGTCGGCGGGAGTCAGGCTCATGGTGTCGGAGTCCTGGCCCTGGGCCCCCTGGGAACTCTTATCCGGCAGACTGGCCTTCATGTGCTTGTTCACCATGTCCTGCAGCTCATAGGGCAGCTGGAAGACAAGAGAAGACGAACACAAAACGTGACAGGTTTCACAGACGGGCAAAGACATCACGTTAAAATCAAAAGTCACAGGCGTGTCAAACTGAGTGAATTTCTGAACTTTAAAGCTACTTTAAAACTAGAGTCCCGTGGTACACTAAAGTACTTAATATTAGATGTAACTTGCAAAGAAAACATGTTACTTAATAATGAGAACAACTCCCCCACCTGCAGTCTCTAACAATTCCCTCAATTAACTGGAACAACTTTAAAAAGgttcaatgcagctgtttttatctcaatatcaaatcatttctaggTGACAATTAAGTAccgtactgtgattgttttcaattgaaaatggtcaaaaagaaaacaaaaatagcttctttgcgaagagcaatttctcaagcaagaattttgctaggactgtctggaagttaggtggggaggggaaaactgaaaacttgctgttattggcagagaattttggaactctttcttattggtcatgTAAATTCcaacccaccaaaacaggctgaaattcttgccagtcaaacagctcttacactaaaaagggcattatcattttcacaatttcacagtattattccaacctcagtgtggaaatatatatatactgctcaaaaaaataaagggaacacttaaacaacaatgtaactccaagtcaatcacacttctgtgaaatcaaacttctccacttaggaagcaacactgattgacaatacatttcacatgctgttgtgcaaatggaatagacaacaggtggaaattataggcaattagcaagacacctccaataaaggagtggttctacaggtggtgaacacagaccacttctcagttcctatgcttcctggctgatattttggtcacttttgaatgctggcggtgcttttactctagtggtagcatgagacggagtctacaacccacacaagtggctcaggtagtgcagctcatccaggatggcacatcaatgcgagctgtggcatgaaggtttgctgtgtctgtcagcgtagcgtccagagcatggaggcgctactaggagacagaacagtacatcaggagacgtggaagaggccgtaggagggcaacaacccagcagcaggaccgctacctccgcctttgtgcaaggaggagcactgccagagccctgcaaaatgacctccagcaggccacaaatgtgcatgtgtctgctcaaacggtcagaaacagactccatgagggtggtatgagggcccgacgtccacaggtgggggttgtgcttacagcccaacaccgtgcaggacgtttggcatttgccagagaacatcaagattggcaaattcgccactggcgccctgtgctcttcacagatgaaagcaggttcacactgagcacgtgacagacgtgacagagtctggagactctGTGGAGAAcgctctgctgcctgcaacatcctccagcatgaccggtttggcggtgggtcagtcatggtgtgggctggcatttctttggggggccgcacagcactccatgtgctcgccagaggtagcctgactgccattaggtaccgagatgagatcctcagaccccttgtgagaccatatgctggtgcagttggccctgggttcctcctaatgcaagacaatgctagacctcatgtggctggagtgtgtcagcagttcctgcaagaggaaggcattgatgctatggactggcccgcccattccccagacctgaatccaattgagcacatctgggacgtcatgtctcgctccatccaccaacgccacgttgcaccacagactgtccaggagttggcggatgctttagtccaggtctgggaggagatccctcaggagaccatccgccacctcatcaggagcatgcccaggcattgtagggaggtcatacaggcacgtggaggccacacacactactgagcctcattttgacttgttttaaggacattacatcaaagttggatcagcctgtagtgtggttttctactttaattttgagtgtgactccaaatccagacctccatgggttgataaattggattatcattgattatttgtgtgattttgttgtcagcacattcaactatgtaaagaaaaaagtatttaataaggttatttcattcattcagatctaggatgtgttattttagtgttccctttatttttttgagcagtgtataaaacacatgaaaatcacgtTTTGACTGCACTTGGCCTTTAAAAATATGCATCTCACAAGGGCTGACAAATCTTTCCCGTCttgctgtgcttttaaacagcatgTGATTCCACTCTAAGAGCTCGCAGTGGGAGTATTTAGATTCTCATGTCAAATGCATTAAGCTTTAACTTTCCCTAATAACCGAGTGGCAAAGACTTAGCGCTCATATCACTCCCATGCAAGGACTTTGTGCTCCGATCCAAATTAGAAAGCGGCACATCTCAGTGGGATACGAGTGGCGTCAATTACAGTTCCAGATGATTTCTAAAAGAGCTGCTGTGATCCTGTGGATAAGTCTCCCTGTGTAAGAGCAGTGAATGACACTAACACACGGCTGCCAGGTTAGACATCACTGGGGTGTCTGATGCTTGATATGTGAATGGAAGAGAACAGTGGGATCTATCTAAACTTCAGTCAGCGCTGTGAAGGAGACCGTCTCCTGCTGCCTTTCTTCCCTGGCCACCAAATGTCTCCTTGTCCCTGACTCCATGTTCACAGGAACAAAAAGCAGAGAGAACAAGAAAAATAAAGGCTCACCTCCAATGAGATACTTGAAGGGggatgagaaagaaagaaagtgaggTTTGAAAGTAAAGGAAAAAAAGGCCGGCATCTAGGGCCCTTCTATCACGGTGATACTGGGCGTGACGAGCCAAGGCTGTGATATTGATATGTGGAAAATGGGCAGAGAGAGAATAAGCGATTCCACAGTCCCCGCTCGCTTAAGCCCTAACGATCCTGGTGAGCAACGATCGGCACGCCCGCCTCCCCTTCACTTcctctggtcagcggggtggacCAGGCAGGATCAATACAACTGTATAGGGCTGCCAGGTGACTCCTCTACCGGTCAGAATTTTACACGACATAGCCCTGACCTCTGCCCAATTACGTATAGCAATCAAACAAGCTGCCAAGAGTCATGGTTCATGACGAGCTTACAAGCAGCTCCTGTATCACATCCATGTGCACACAAAggttatatacagtcgtggccaaaagttttgagaatgacacacatgaattttcacaaagtctgctgcctcagtttctatggcaatttgcatatactataatgttatgaagagtgatcagatgaattgcaattcattacaaagtccctctttgccatgcaaatgaactgaatccccccccaaaaaaaattccactgcatttcagccctgccacaaaaggaccagctgacatgtcagtgattctctcgttaacacaggtgtgagtgttgacgaggacaaggctggagatcactctgtcatgctgattgagtttgaataacagactggaagcttcaaaaggagggtggtgcttggaatcattgttcttcctctgtcaaccatggttacctgcaaggaaacacgtgccgtcatctttgctttgcacaaaaagggcttcacaggcaaggatattgctgccagtaagattgcacctaaatcaaccatttatcggatcatcaagaacttcaaggagagcggttcaattgttgtgaagaaggcttcagggcgcccaagaaagtccagcaagcgccagggctgggatcggggcaccaccagtacagagcttgctcaggaatggcagcaggcaggtgtgagtgcatctgcacgcacagtgaggtgaagacttttggaggatggcctggtgtcaagaagggcagtaaagaagccacttctctccaggaaaaacatcagggacagactgatattctgcaaaaggtacagggattggactgctgaggactgaggtaaagtaattttctctgatgaacaccctttccgattgtttggggcatccggaaaaaagcttgtctggagaagacaaggtgagcgctaccatcagtcctgtgtcatgccaacagtaaagcatcctgagaccattcttGTGtgaggttgcttctcagccaagggagtgggctcactcacaattttgcctaagaatacagccatgaataaagaatggtaccaacacatcctccgagagcaacttctcccaaccatccaggaacagtttggtgacgaacaatgccttttccagcatgatggagcaccttgccataagacaaaagtg of Salmo salar chromosome ssa01, Ssal_v3.1, whole genome shotgun sequence contains these proteins:
- the LOC106605561 gene encoding tight junction-associated protein 1 isoform X1, translated to MTSAAPARKPYRKAPPQHRETRNSLPLFREDLSGSTPPAHTAGPNLPDPCQDSLSDADRIKILQQQNEDLRRRLSHTTHKMEAMETEFETSRHYMREEMGRTRDDLEKMRDKFRRLQNSYTASQRANQDLEEKLHALLRKVERDKKTMDQEIVELTNKLLDAKNTIDKLEELNERYRQDCNLAVQLLKCNKSHFRNHKFADLPYELQDMVNKHMKASLPDKSSQGAQGQDSDTMSLTPADVVPTSVIARILEKPEPLVLNSAQSSSSAGRPQAEDVFVHVDMTGHQAGGGGRENGGPGHSSRAPAQSSQAQELLQQNGMCRSQSSLSADGQSGEEGREGGAFEKLNPYPAPPPPHPLYPGRKVIEFSSDDKVKIPKNSPLPNCTYATRQAISLSLVQNDEENERQRTVPNSPAVSDGGWRSGTSSSSGGGGQRDPCRTPTQLDTADPLSNQSSPFSSPPQPPSAFASSGSSEEDLLANWQRMFVEKMAPPSDGTLVNRTSFSSETVKDLERTRTGKPVGGGSDRGALRGAYSDGEEGSSTRSWTASRESSLDTDTSSMADLRTRRGHYGADFSTEESEQLLMALDPLDNDRDNTSGDTVSTAITVETSPAEAKRNDFVDETGSVGSSAEERDILPQDFPVIAPRVLAGLEDYTKNTPPLSANSSTSTPGRPLKSPKRMGVHHLHRKDSLTRAQEHGNLLD
- the LOC106605561 gene encoding tight junction-associated protein 1 isoform X2, which codes for MEAMETEFETSRHYMREEMGRTRDDLEKMRDKFRRLQNSYTASQRANQDLEEKLHALLRKVERDKKTMDQEIVELTNKLLDAKNTIDKLEELNERYRQDCNLAVQLLKCNKSHFRNHKFADLPYELQDMVNKHMKASLPDKSSQGAQGQDSDTMSLTPADVVPTSVIARILEKPEPLVLNSAQSSSSAGRPQAEDVFVHVDMTGHQAGGGGRENGGPGHSSRAPAQSSQAQELLQQNGMCRSQSSLSADGQSGEEGREGGAFEKLNPYPAPPPPHPLYPGRKVIEFSSDDKVKIPKNSPLPNCTYATRQAISLSLVQNDEENERQRTVPNSPAVSDGGWRSGTSSSSGGGGQRDPCRTPTQLDTADPLSNQSSPFSSPPQPPSAFASSGSSEEDLLANWQRMFVEKMAPPSDGTLVNRTSFSSETVKDLERTRTGKPVGGGSDRGALRGAYSDGEEGSSTRSWTASRESSLDTDTSSMADLRTRRGHYGADFSTEESEQLLMALDPLDNDRDNTSGDTVSTAITVETSPAEAKRNDFVDETGSVGSSAEERDILPQDFPVIAPRVLAGLEDYTKNTPPLSANSSTSTPGRPLKSPKRMGVHHLHRKDSLTRAQEHGNLLD